The Candidatus Binatia bacterium genome contains a region encoding:
- a CDS encoding aconitate hydratase, with translation MTPTVQELYALLAERAAAMRQRLGRDLTLAEKILFAHLDHPESADIERGKGWIDLRPDRVAMQDATAQMALLQFMQAGRRRVAVPSTVHCDHLIRARTGAGSDMQVALTENNEVYQFLKSAAQKYGIGFWNPGSGIIHQVILENYAFPGGLMIGTDSHTPNAGGLGMLAIGVGGADAADVMAGLPWNVRMPKFIGVRLTGSLSGWTSPKDVILKLAGILTVKGGTGKIIEYFGSGTGSISCTGKATITNMGAELGATTSVFPFDERMATYLRATNRAEQAALAEKYARELGADAAVEKDPAKFYDEVIEIDLSKLEPHVVGPHTPDLARPISQLADDARKNGYPLDIRVALIGSCTNSSYEDIGRAAHVAKQALDHGIKARVAFMISPGSDQIHNTVERDGQMHILEQIGGTVLANACGPCIGQWQRDDIKKGERNSIITSFNRNFPARNDSNPETLAFIASPEIVTALSVAGRLDFNPLTDTLTGANGQRVKFAPPQAPELPAKGFAPGHAGFVEPPADGSAIEVKVKPDSERLQLLKPFAAWDGKDYERLPLLLKAKGKCTTDHISPAGPWLRYRGHLDRISDNMFTGAINAFTGEAGKGRDALTGETGVPYPKIARHYKSEGLSWVVVGDENYGEGSSREHAAMEPRFLGGKAVIASSFARIHETNLKKQGMLPLTFDNPADYDKVQETDRISVVGLKDLAPGKPLTVLLHHADGKDETIRCRHSFSAEQIAWFKAGAALNLLRDE, from the coding sequence ATGACCCCTACTGTCCAAGAACTCTATGCGTTGCTTGCAGAAAGAGCCGCGGCGATGCGCCAGCGCCTGGGGCGGGATCTCACCCTGGCGGAGAAGATCCTGTTCGCACATCTCGACCATCCCGAGTCCGCCGACATCGAGCGGGGCAAAGGGTGGATCGATCTACGGCCGGACCGGGTCGCCATGCAAGACGCGACGGCGCAGATGGCGCTGCTGCAATTCATGCAAGCCGGGCGCAGGCGGGTCGCGGTACCGAGCACGGTGCATTGCGACCACCTCATCCGTGCCCGCACCGGCGCCGGATCGGACATGCAAGTCGCCCTCACCGAGAACAATGAGGTCTACCAGTTCCTGAAGTCGGCGGCGCAGAAGTATGGCATCGGCTTCTGGAACCCCGGATCGGGAATCATCCACCAAGTCATCTTGGAGAATTACGCCTTTCCTGGCGGCCTGATGATCGGCACGGATTCCCACACCCCCAACGCCGGCGGTCTCGGGATGCTGGCGATCGGTGTCGGCGGCGCCGACGCCGCGGATGTGATGGCGGGACTGCCATGGAACGTACGCATGCCCAAGTTCATCGGCGTACGTCTCACCGGTAGTCTCTCCGGATGGACCTCGCCCAAAGATGTCATCTTGAAGCTGGCGGGCATCCTGACGGTGAAGGGCGGCACCGGAAAGATCATCGAGTACTTCGGCTCCGGCACCGGCTCGATCAGCTGCACCGGGAAAGCCACGATCACCAACATGGGAGCGGAACTCGGTGCGACGACCTCGGTGTTCCCCTTCGATGAACGCATGGCAACCTATCTGCGCGCCACCAACCGCGCGGAGCAGGCGGCATTGGCGGAAAAGTACGCGCGGGAACTCGGCGCCGATGCCGCGGTCGAGAAGGATCCCGCCAAGTTCTATGACGAGGTCATCGAAATCGACCTGTCGAAGCTGGAGCCGCACGTCGTCGGACCGCACACGCCCGATCTCGCCCGGCCGATCTCGCAGCTCGCGGACGACGCCAGGAAAAACGGCTACCCGCTCGACATCCGCGTCGCGCTGATCGGCAGCTGCACCAATTCCTCGTACGAGGACATCGGCCGCGCGGCGCACGTCGCCAAGCAGGCGCTCGATCACGGTATCAAGGCGCGCGTGGCGTTCATGATCTCACCGGGCTCGGATCAGATTCACAACACCGTCGAGCGGGACGGGCAAATGCATATTCTCGAACAGATCGGCGGCACCGTGCTCGCTAACGCGTGCGGCCCATGCATTGGGCAGTGGCAGCGCGACGACATCAAGAAGGGCGAACGGAACAGCATCATCACGTCCTTCAACCGCAACTTCCCGGCCCGTAACGACTCCAACCCGGAAACTCTGGCGTTCATCGCCAGCCCGGAAATCGTCACCGCCTTGAGTGTGGCCGGTCGCCTCGACTTCAACCCCTTGACCGATACCTTGACCGGGGCCAACGGCCAACGCGTCAAGTTCGCGCCGCCGCAGGCCCCCGAGCTGCCGGCAAAGGGCTTTGCGCCAGGTCACGCCGGCTTCGTCGAGCCGCCGGCTGATGGCAGCGCCATCGAGGTGAAGGTCAAACCCGACAGTGAACGCTTACAGCTCCTGAAGCCGTTTGCCGCCTGGGACGGCAAAGACTATGAACGCCTGCCGCTCCTGCTCAAAGCAAAGGGGAAGTGCACGACGGATCACATCTCGCCGGCCGGGCCGTGGTTACGCTACCGCGGTCACCTCGACAGAATCAGCGACAACATGTTCACCGGCGCCATCAATGCGTTTACCGGGGAGGCCGGAAAAGGGCGCGATGCGCTCACCGGCGAGACCGGCGTGCCCTATCCGAAGATCGCGCGGCACTACAAGTCCGAGGGGCTCAGCTGGGTTGTGGTCGGCGACGAGAATTACGGCGAGGGTTCGAGTCGCGAGCATGCGGCCATGGAGCCGCGTTTTCTCGGGGGTAAAGCCGTGATCGCGAGCAGTTTCGCGCGCATCCATGAAACCAATCTGAAAAAACAAGGGATGCTGCCGCTCACCTTCGACAACCCGGCAGACTACGACAAGGTGCAGGAAACCGACCGGATCAGCGTCGTCGGCCTGAAGGACCTTGCCCCGGGCAAGCCGCTCACGGTCCTCCTCCATCACGCCGACGGCAAAGACGAGACCATCCGCTGCCGCCACAGCTTCAGCGCCGAACAGATCGCCTGGTTCAAGGCCGGCGCGGCGCTGAATCTGCTGAGGGACGAATAG
- a CDS encoding response regulator: MSPYSGPSFPFPTHYLEQLIESSPDIVVAVDRAGTIVFYNDGAEKNLGYSAAEILGENVSRVYPSLEEARRVMEAMRSDDWGGPGKVKNFETVFADRWGQRLPVAISGSILYDDAGLEIGSIGFAKDIHEIRRRDRLATLGEVAVAVCHEINNPLEVILNQTELLDHFVQDAATDERAIVEEERIEAVRREVNKIQRIINRLVEMAKGADYGTREYHAGTQMTDLGPRPSRHGEPMLTGLRVLVVDDDLGVCRSIRDLLADEGCEVIMAGGGLQAVKVLDRVPVDLVVSDVVMPDLDGYDLFMEVKRRGTTPVLLMTGYYYDRDHVIKRSRLEGLEGVLFKKPVDPERLKTLVRELCHRPAAGVGTAP, encoded by the coding sequence ATGTCGCCATACTCTGGTCCGAGCTTCCCGTTTCCTACGCATTACCTCGAACAACTGATCGAAAGTTCGCCTGACATCGTCGTGGCCGTCGACCGGGCCGGGACGATCGTCTTTTACAACGACGGCGCCGAGAAGAACCTTGGCTACTCGGCAGCGGAGATCTTGGGCGAGAATGTGTCGAGAGTGTACCCCTCGCTCGAGGAAGCCCGACGGGTCATGGAAGCCATGCGCAGCGACGACTGGGGTGGTCCCGGCAAGGTCAAGAACTTTGAAACCGTCTTCGCCGATCGCTGGGGGCAACGCCTGCCCGTCGCCATTTCCGGGTCGATTCTCTACGACGACGCCGGTTTGGAAATTGGCTCCATTGGATTCGCCAAGGACATCCACGAGATCCGGCGCCGAGATCGGCTGGCCACACTGGGAGAGGTGGCGGTGGCGGTGTGTCACGAGATCAACAACCCGCTGGAGGTGATCCTCAACCAAACAGAGCTTCTGGATCACTTCGTGCAGGACGCGGCCACCGACGAGCGCGCCATAGTGGAGGAAGAGCGGATCGAAGCGGTGCGCCGCGAGGTCAACAAGATTCAGCGCATCATCAACCGCCTCGTCGAGATGGCGAAGGGCGCGGATTATGGTACGCGCGAGTACCATGCTGGCACCCAGATGACCGACCTGGGGCCGCGTCCCAGCCGGCATGGGGAACCCATGCTCACGGGCTTGCGCGTCCTGGTGGTTGATGACGACCTGGGTGTGTGCCGCTCGATTCGTGACCTGCTGGCGGATGAGGGCTGCGAGGTCATTATGGCCGGCGGTGGCCTGCAAGCAGTGAAGGTCCTTGATCGCGTCCCGGTTGACCTCGTCGTCAGCGACGTGGTGATGCCGGACTTGGATGGTTACGATTTATTCATGGAAGTGAAACGGCGCGGGACGACACCGGTGCTGCTCATGACCGGCTACTATTACGACCGTGATCATGTCATCAAGCGTAGCCGACTTGAGGGCCTTGAAGGTGTCCTGTTCAAGAAACCGGTCGATCCGGAGCGTCTCAAGACCTTGGTGCGGGAGCTGTGCCACCGGCCTGCGGCCGGAGTTGGGACCGCGCCGTAG
- a CDS encoding biotin--[acetyl-CoA-carboxylase] ligase, whose product MTLPSVHPPLSIDDLRGARAAARIGCHLHYFESVDSTNTVAHQLARGGAADGTVVLAETQTKGRGRLGRTWVSPPYRNLYLSVILRPGLPVSDAPPIGLVAGLAVAETVREWTPQVAIKWPNDVLVAGRKVAGILLEMEAEDGRVRFVILGVGVNLNSVADDFPPDLRDKAIGLCTAVGTPVDRGGFAARLLSRLEARYEVFLREGFAAIQPLWEGLSCLTGRHVHIDGGGERHAGVVTGIGADATLRLRDTAGQEIRVVAGDVTVVDGYA is encoded by the coding sequence ATGACCCTTCCCTCCGTGCACCCCCCTCTGTCCATCGACGACCTCCGTGGCGCGCGCGCCGCGGCACGCATCGGATGCCATCTGCACTACTTCGAGAGCGTCGACTCCACCAACACCGTGGCGCACCAGCTGGCCCGCGGCGGCGCGGCCGACGGCACCGTCGTCCTCGCGGAAACGCAGACAAAGGGGCGGGGCCGGCTGGGACGGACGTGGGTGTCGCCGCCGTACCGCAACCTGTATCTCTCGGTCATTCTCCGCCCTGGCCTCCCGGTCTCCGACGCGCCGCCGATCGGCCTGGTGGCGGGACTGGCGGTTGCCGAAACCGTCCGCGAGTGGACGCCGCAGGTGGCGATCAAATGGCCGAACGATGTGCTGGTAGCCGGCCGAAAAGTCGCCGGGATTCTGTTGGAGATGGAAGCGGAGGATGGCCGCGTCCGTTTTGTTATCCTTGGTGTCGGCGTGAATCTGAACAGCGTGGCGGACGACTTCCCGCCCGATTTGCGAGACAAAGCGATCGGCTTGTGTACGGCGGTCGGGACACCAGTCGATCGCGGTGGGTTCGCTGCGCGCTTGCTGTCGCGACTGGAGGCACGCTACGAAGTTTTCTTGCGTGAAGGGTTTGCCGCCATCCAGCCATTGTGGGAAGGTCTCTCCTGTTTGACGGGACGCCACGTCCACATCGACGGGGGTGGGGAACGGCATGCAGGGGTCGTGACCGGCATCGGTGCCGACGCCACCTTGCGGCTGCGAGACACTGCCGGGCAGGAAATCCGAGTGGTCGCAGGCGATGTGACCGTGGTGGATGGTTATGCATAG
- the npdG gene encoding NADPH-dependent F420 reductase, translated as MMSKTVAVLGGTGNEGPGLALRWANSGKYKVIVGSRQLEKGERVAQELNEKLGRDVITGMTNEDAVKAADLCVLTVPYSAHEATLMGLRDLLQGKILVDVTVPLKPPKVSQVNIPPGGSAGQEAQALLGEGVRVVSAFQNVGTVHLAEDESHIDCDVLVCGDDKAAKLEAIALAEAAGMRGIDAGPLQNAVVVEGLTSVLIGINMRHKVKGAGIKITGI; from the coding sequence ATGATGAGCAAGACGGTCGCAGTGCTTGGTGGCACGGGTAACGAAGGCCCGGGACTGGCCCTGCGCTGGGCGAACTCCGGAAAGTATAAGGTCATTGTTGGCTCTCGGCAGCTGGAAAAGGGGGAGCGGGTCGCCCAGGAGTTGAACGAGAAACTCGGCCGAGACGTGATCACCGGCATGACGAACGAAGATGCCGTCAAGGCGGCCGACCTGTGCGTGTTGACCGTCCCCTACAGCGCCCACGAGGCGACCCTGATGGGTCTGCGTGACTTGCTGCAAGGTAAGATTCTGGTTGACGTGACTGTCCCTCTCAAGCCGCCCAAGGTCAGTCAGGTCAACATCCCCCCCGGTGGCTCTGCTGGTCAAGAGGCGCAGGCCCTGCTCGGTGAAGGGGTGCGGGTTGTATCAGCCTTCCAGAATGTGGGCACGGTTCATCTGGCCGAGGATGAAAGCCACATCGATTGCGACGTGCTCGTTTGCGGCGACGACAAAGCGGCCAAACTCGAGGCCATTGCCTTGGCCGAGGCTGCGGGTATGCGCGGCATCGATGCCGGTCCGCTGCAAAACGCCGTCGTCGTCGAGGGGTTGACGTCGGTTCTCATCGGCATCAACATGCGCCACAAGGTCAAAGGGGCGGGAATCAAAATCACGGGCATCTGA
- the nadC gene encoding carboxylating nicotinate-nucleotide diphosphorylase: MDVFDLAAVDTLVRTALAEDVGAGDLTTRLTVAKETRARAEITAKETAVVAGIPLVRKVCDAAGGGIDVREVVVDGTRVTVGDALAVLNGPAHRLLATERVILNFLQHLSGIATLTNRFVAALSGCGCRIVDTRKTIPGLRTLEKYAVRVGGGFNHRHRLDDGILIKNNHITAAGGVSAAVAAAHVGAPHGLKVEVECTTLGEVNEALTAGAEIILLDNMAVETIVEAVRRIAGRAVVEASGGIDLDNVRAVAEAGVDIISIGALTHSAPAIDIHMTLFLE, encoded by the coding sequence TTGGCGCGGGTGACCTCACCACACGGTTGACCGTCGCCAAGGAGACCCGGGCCCGCGCCGAAATTACGGCGAAGGAAACCGCCGTCGTTGCCGGCATTCCCTTGGTGCGCAAGGTGTGCGACGCCGCCGGGGGCGGCATCGACGTGCGTGAAGTCGTTGTGGACGGCACGCGCGTGACGGTTGGTGACGCACTCGCTGTTCTCAACGGACCGGCCCATAGGCTGCTGGCGACCGAACGCGTCATCCTGAATTTCCTGCAACACCTCTCCGGCATCGCGACATTGACCAACCGCTTTGTGGCCGCCCTCAGCGGCTGTGGCTGCCGCATCGTCGATACCCGCAAGACCATCCCGGGGCTGCGAACCTTGGAGAAGTATGCGGTGCGCGTCGGCGGCGGGTTCAACCATCGCCACCGCTTGGACGACGGCATTCTGATCAAGAACAACCACATCACGGCGGCCGGTGGGGTCAGCGCGGCGGTTGCGGCGGCGCACGTCGGCGCGCCGCACGGGTTGAAGGTCGAGGTGGAGTGCACGACGCTCGGCGAGGTCAATGAGGCGCTGACGGCCGGGGCCGAGATCATTCTGCTCGACAACATGGCGGTCGAGACGATCGTCGAAGCCGTGCGCCGCATTGCCGGCCGCGCGGTGGTGGAAGCCTCGGGCGGCATCGATCTGGACAATGTCCGCGCCGTCGCCGAGGCCGGGGTCGACATCATTTCCATCGGTGCCTTGACCCATTCGGCGCCCGCGATCGACATCCACATGACGCTGTTTCTGGAATGA
- the fusA gene encoding elongation factor G encodes MADDVNLVRSIGVVGQGGVGKTFLADALLFAAGAVTRVGRSEDGSSNFDFEPEEIRRKITLSTAFYSLAWKKHDFTIADMPGYANFLLDTLNCMRACTGLVFVLSPAADELRVEAEKVWARAGELHLPVVAFVSRMDRERADFQAGVNDLKKVLGANPVAIQLPIGAAENFRGVVDLINMRALMIQADGSLKEEAIPADVKADAERARERMVETTAEANDALTEKYLENGTLSNEDVVQALREGTIARRFVPVLCGSAAKSASLQPLLDAAVDYLASAADLGTLTGVDPKIKEPIERRPEATEAFSAFVFKTIADPFAGKLSIFRVLSGKVAADSTVLNVNKGNRERLGHIFKLAGKKQVPVSHAIPGEIVAVAKLKDTASGDTLADEKAPILYPGLVLSPPAISFAVEPKSKGDEEKATQALARMMEEDPSLEMHRDPQTRELILSGVDQLHIEVVIERLKRKYNAEVELKAPKVPHKETIKGRAKSQGKLKKQSGGRGQYGDAWLEVEPLPRGTGFEFVDKIVGGVVPRQYIPAVEKGVREALGEGILAGYPIVDVRVTLYDGSYHEVDSSEMAFKIAASMGFRAAMSQAKPILLEPIMSMEVVVPDDAMGDVIGDLNSRRGKVLGVDSKPGGQVIRAQVPMSEVLKYSPDLRSMTSGRGSFTVAFSHYEELPAHLAERAIKEAEAAKAAKA; translated from the coding sequence ATGGCTGATGATGTGAACTTGGTCCGTAGCATCGGTGTGGTCGGCCAGGGAGGCGTGGGGAAGACCTTCCTGGCGGACGCATTGCTCTTTGCGGCCGGCGCCGTGACGCGCGTGGGCCGCTCCGAGGACGGCAGCTCGAACTTCGACTTCGAGCCGGAGGAAATCCGGCGGAAGATCACGCTGAGCACGGCGTTCTATAGCCTGGCGTGGAAGAAACACGACTTCACCATCGCCGACATGCCCGGCTACGCCAATTTTCTCCTCGATACGTTGAACTGCATGCGCGCCTGCACCGGCCTCGTCTTTGTGCTGTCACCGGCCGCCGATGAACTGCGCGTCGAGGCGGAGAAAGTGTGGGCGCGAGCGGGCGAGCTGCACCTGCCGGTGGTCGCCTTCGTCAGTCGCATGGACCGTGAGCGAGCCGACTTCCAGGCTGGCGTGAACGACCTGAAGAAGGTCCTCGGCGCCAATCCGGTTGCCATCCAGTTGCCGATCGGTGCGGCAGAGAATTTCCGCGGGGTGGTCGACCTCATCAACATGCGGGCCTTGATGATACAGGCCGACGGCTCCCTCAAAGAGGAGGCGATTCCAGCCGACGTCAAAGCGGACGCGGAGAGGGCTCGCGAACGGATGGTGGAAACGACGGCAGAAGCGAACGATGCGTTGACGGAGAAGTACCTCGAGAACGGCACGCTCAGCAACGAAGACGTGGTGCAGGCGCTGCGCGAGGGCACGATAGCGCGCCGTTTTGTCCCGGTGCTGTGTGGCTCGGCGGCGAAATCGGCCAGCCTTCAGCCGCTGCTCGATGCCGCCGTCGACTACCTGGCATCGGCAGCTGACCTCGGCACATTGACCGGGGTAGATCCAAAGATCAAAGAACCGATCGAGCGGCGTCCAGAGGCGACCGAGGCCTTTTCCGCGTTTGTCTTCAAGACCATCGCCGATCCATTCGCGGGTAAGCTGTCCATCTTCCGTGTGCTGTCCGGCAAGGTTGCGGCCGACTCCACCGTGCTGAACGTCAACAAGGGCAACCGAGAGCGTTTGGGGCACATCTTCAAACTCGCGGGCAAGAAGCAGGTGCCGGTGTCGCATGCCATCCCCGGCGAGATTGTTGCCGTCGCCAAGCTCAAGGACACCGCCAGCGGCGATACCCTGGCCGATGAGAAAGCCCCGATCCTCTATCCGGGGTTGGTCCTCTCCCCACCGGCAATCTCGTTCGCGGTCGAGCCGAAGAGCAAGGGTGACGAGGAAAAGGCGACGCAGGCGCTGGCGCGCATGATGGAGGAAGACCCGTCACTGGAAATGCACCGCGATCCGCAAACCCGTGAGCTGATCCTTTCCGGCGTCGACCAACTCCACATCGAAGTGGTGATCGAGCGCCTGAAGCGGAAGTACAACGCCGAGGTCGAGCTCAAGGCGCCCAAGGTGCCGCACAAGGAAACCATCAAGGGGCGCGCCAAATCACAGGGCAAGCTGAAGAAGCAGTCTGGCGGCCGCGGCCAATATGGCGATGCCTGGCTCGAGGTGGAACCCTTGCCGCGCGGTACCGGCTTCGAGTTCGTCGACAAGATCGTCGGGGGCGTCGTGCCCAGACAGTACATCCCCGCGGTCGAGAAGGGCGTGCGCGAAGCGCTCGGCGAGGGCATCCTCGCTGGCTACCCGATCGTCGACGTGCGCGTGACCCTGTACGACGGCTCCTATCACGAGGTCGACTCGTCGGAAATGGCGTTCAAGATCGCCGCTTCCATGGGGTTCAGGGCGGCAATGAGCCAGGCCAAACCCATCTTGCTCGAACCCATCATGTCGATGGAAGTCGTCGTGCCCGATGACGCCATGGGCGACGTCATCGGCGACCTGAACAGCCGGCGCGGCAAGGTGCTCGGGGTGGATTCGAAGCCCGGCGGGCAAGTGATCCGCGCGCAAGTGCCGATGTCCGAGGTGCTCAAGTACTCGCCCGACCTCCGCTCCATGACCAGCGGCCGGGGCTCCTTCACCGTCGCATTTTCGCACTATGAGGAGCTCCCAGCGCACTTGGCGGAGCGCGCCATCAAGGAGGCTGAAGCCGCGAAGGCCGCGAAGGCATGA
- a CDS encoding type III pantothenate kinase — protein sequence MFLAIDVGNTQTVLGVYEGKVLRHHWRLQTENGRTADEYGVLVRSLLAGVGNPGIAGIAVACVVPPMNRVIDVLCQRYLGASPLFVGPGVRTGMPILYDKPQEVGADRIVNAIAAYERTGDTTIVVDFGTATTFDYVSDKGEYVGGIIAPGLGISSDALFARAAKLYRVELAKPKQVVGRNTTQAIQSGLIYGYVALVDGLVVRIQKENKVKARVIATGGFAPLLAPESETIEEVDEFLTLDGLRLIYERNSQD from the coding sequence ATGTTTCTCGCGATCGACGTTGGAAACACGCAGACCGTACTTGGCGTCTACGAAGGCAAGGTGCTGCGCCACCACTGGCGTCTGCAGACCGAGAATGGCCGCACGGCCGATGAGTACGGCGTGCTGGTGCGGAGCCTCCTGGCGGGGGTCGGCAACCCGGGAATAGCCGGGATCGCCGTGGCCTGCGTGGTCCCGCCGATGAATCGTGTGATCGACGTCCTGTGTCAGCGGTACCTCGGTGCTTCACCGCTGTTCGTTGGACCCGGAGTGCGCACCGGCATGCCGATCCTGTACGACAAACCGCAGGAGGTCGGTGCCGACCGCATCGTCAACGCCATTGCCGCCTACGAACGCACCGGCGACACCACCATTGTCGTCGACTTTGGGACGGCGACGACGTTTGACTACGTCTCCGACAAGGGCGAGTACGTCGGCGGCATCATCGCGCCGGGACTCGGCATCTCGAGCGACGCGCTCTTTGCGCGTGCCGCCAAGCTGTACCGCGTCGAATTGGCCAAACCCAAACAGGTCGTCGGACGGAACACGACCCAGGCCATTCAGTCGGGCCTCATCTACGGCTACGTGGCGCTGGTCGACGGTCTGGTCGTGCGTATTCAGAAGGAGAACAAGGTGAAGGCGCGGGTCATTGCCACCGGCGGGTTTGCCCCGTTGCTCGCGCCCGAGTCGGAAACGATAGAAGAGGTGGATGAGTTCCTGACCTTGGACGGACTGCGCTTGATTTATGAACGGAATTCTCAGGACTGA
- a CDS encoding VanZ family protein encodes MEYQKREVLPKPLVLRLIPYWGLVLVWMVLISLLSTEPFSAENTSRYIDPLLRYLFPHITAAEFVFWHTVIRKSAHFAEFFILGNLAYWALRRGRSPGWRVSWMLQALGLAVLYSLADEAHQAFVPNRTASLFDSGIDSLGAAVSQTLIYLRHVLLARLASLR; translated from the coding sequence ATGGAGTATCAGAAAAGGGAGGTCTTGCCCAAGCCTCTCGTCCTTCGCCTCATACCATACTGGGGGCTGGTCCTCGTCTGGATGGTCCTCATTTCGCTCCTCTCTACTGAGCCGTTCTCAGCGGAAAACACGAGCCGCTATATCGATCCCCTGCTGCGTTACTTGTTTCCGCACATCACCGCTGCCGAGTTCGTCTTCTGGCACACGGTGATCCGTAAGAGCGCCCATTTTGCCGAATTCTTCATCCTCGGCAACCTGGCATACTGGGCGCTGCGCCGTGGGCGCTCGCCAGGCTGGCGTGTGTCGTGGATGCTGCAAGCCCTGGGGCTGGCCGTGCTATACTCGCTGGCGGATGAGGCCCATCAAGCCTTCGTTCCCAACCGAACAGCGTCGCTGTTCGACAGCGGCATCGATTCACTCGGCGCGGCTGTCAGCCAAACTCTCATTTACCTCCGTCACGTGCTGCTGGCCCGTCTGGCGTCGCTGCGGTGA